In the Leguminivora glycinivorella isolate SPB_JAAS2020 chromosome 14, LegGlyc_1.1, whole genome shotgun sequence genome, one interval contains:
- the LOC125233363 gene encoding uncharacterized protein LOC125233363, protein MACEVKMAPSPPPGSIEELARCSNCRCPFDEAEHEPKLLQCQHYFCLTCTRHVLGAGREIYCMHCWKRTVAPGGLAEHLPTHAPVLALSLRLQNQEADTLSVEELDVCAPHVMPALWCATCNVLACRACTEHASHMLRPAAEIRAMLLRDARTLHSELTQLAERQRNSLLRALDAATALKLRLEGELASPVVEPEPSGNVALPIVAAERDRLKALYDRTLISCRLDDLARCSLTPVNFDLLRNALAAAEVPGPPEAVDPVLFLANYCMSQLFARSLTAAAPPSPSTRPHFFFTLDIDGAPAGRVVIALREDAAPRMSRNFAALTTGELGVGYRGCSVFQCWEGESVITGDFELNNGRGGRSVYAEGYFMPDDSRLPAVRGSVGMRRSQKRHDMLGLVGSQFRIILREMRGFTAIFGNVVEGLEIVDRISSSGDPAGKTHNTIVISNCGRL, encoded by the exons ATGGCGTGTGAAGTAAAG ATGGCGCCGTCCCCGCCGCCCGGCTCCATCGAGGAGCTGGCGCGCTGCTCCAACTGCCGCTGCCCCTTCGACGAGGCCGAGCACGAGCCCAAGCTGCTGCAGTGCCAGCACTACTTCTGTCTCACTTGCACCCGCCACGTCCTCGGCGCGGGGAGGGAGATATACTGCATGCACTGCTGGAAGCGGACCGTCGCCCCGGGCGGCTTGGCCGAGCATCTGCCCACACACGCCCCAGTCCTAGCTCTGTCTCTCAGACTTCAGAACCAAGAGGCGGACACGCTCTCGGTCGAGGAGCTGGATGTATGCGCCCCGCACGTGATGCCGGCGCTCTGGTGCGCGACGTGCAACGTGCTCGCATGCCGCGCGTGCACCGAGCACGCCTCTCATATGCTCCGTCCGGCGGCCGAGATCCGGGCGATGCTACTCCGTGACGCTCGGACGTTACATTCCGAACTGACGCAGCTCGCGGAACGCCAGCGGAACTCTCTGCTTAGAGCTTTGGATGCCGCTACTGCGTTGAAGTTGAGACTAGAAGGGGAATTAGCATCGCCGGTAGTCGAACCCGAGCCATCAGGAAACGTAGCGCTACCGATCGTAGCCGCCGAACGTGATCGCTTGAAAGCACTGTACGATCGAACGCTGATAAGCTGCCGACTGGATGATTTGGCGAGGTGTTCATTAACACCAGTGAATTTCGATCTGTTGCGGAATGCATTGGCGGCGGCTGAAGTCCCGGGGCCGCCGGAGGCAGTCGACCCGGTGCTTTTCTTAGCCAACTACTGCATGTCGCAACTGTTCGCTCGTTCTTTGACCGCTGCAGCTCCGCCGTCTCCTTCAACGAGACCTCATTTCTTCTTCACGCTCGACATAGACGGAGCTCCTGCAGGGAGGGTGGTCATCGCTCTACGCGAGGACGCGGCGCCGCGCATGTCGCGCAACTTCGCAGCTTTAACCACAGGGGAGCTCGGAGTGGGTTACCGCGGCTGCTCCGTTTTCCAATGCTGGGAAGGCGAGAGTGTTATAACCGGGGACTTTGAGCTGAACAACGGTCGCGGAGGACGCAGCGTTTACGCTGAAGGGTACTTCATGCCGGACGACTCACGGCTGCCGGCCGTGCGCGGGTCTGTAGGCATGCGGCGCTCGCAGAAGCGACACGACATGCTCGGGCTAGTCGGATCCCAGTTTAGGATTATACTGCGTGAGATGCGCGGTTTCACTGCGATTTTCGGGAACGTCGTCGAAGGCTTGGAGATCGTCGACCGGATCAGTAGCAGCGGGGACCCGGCGGGTAAGACTCACAACACCATCGTCATCTCGAACTGCGGCCGCCTCTAA